In Nicotiana tabacum cultivar K326 chromosome 21, ASM71507v2, whole genome shotgun sequence, one DNA window encodes the following:
- the LOC107788724 gene encoding ubiquitin-conjugating enzyme E2 5B-like, producing the protein MASRRIHKELRELQRDPPTSCSAGPVAQDMFHWQATIIGPNDSPYAGGVFQVAIHFPPDYPFKPPKVAFKTKVFHPNINNNGNICLDILKDQWSPALTISKVLLSICSLLTDPNPDDPLVPEIAHMYKSDRKKYESMARNWTQKFAMN; encoded by the exons ATGGCATCCAGAAGAATTCACAAGGAACTAAGGGAGTTGCAAAGAGACCCTCCTACTTCATGTAGTGCAG GTCCAGTGGCACAGGATATGTTCCATTGGCAAGCAACCATTATTGGTCCAAATGACAGCCCTTATGCAGGTGGTGTTTTCCAAGTGGCCATCCATTTTCCTCCTGATTACCCTTTCAAACCTCCCAAG GTGGCTTTCAAGACCAAAGTTTTCcatccaaatataaataataatggAAATATTTGTTTGGACATTCTTAAGGATCAATGGAGTCCTGCCCTCACCATATCCAAG GTTTTGCTTTCCATATGTTCACTACTAACAGATCCAAATCCAGATGATCCATTGGTTCCAGAGATTGCTCATATGTACAAATCTGATCGGAAGAAATATGAATCAATGGCTCGTAATTGGACCCAAAAGTTTGCTATGAATTGA
- the LOC107829207 gene encoding rac-like GTP-binding protein RHO1, translated as MSASRFIKCVTVGDGAVGKTCLLISYTSNTFPTDYVPTVFDNFSANVVVNGSTVNLGLWDTAGQEDYNRLRPLSYRGADVFILAFSLISKASYENVSKKWIPELKHYAPGVPIVLVGTKLDLRDDKQFFIDHPGAVPITTAQGEELRKTIGAPAYIECSSKTQQNVKAVFDAAIKVVLQPPKTKKKKGKSQKSCSIL; from the exons atgagtgCTTCAAGGTTTATCAAGTGTGTTACGGTTGGTGATGGTGCTGTTGGGAAAACTTGTCTTTTGATTTCATACACCAGCAATACTTTCCCTACG GATTATGTGCCCACTGTGTTTGACAATTTCAGTGCAAATGTTGTTGTCAATGGGAGCACTGTCAACCTAGGGTTGTGGGATACTGCTG GACAGGAGGATTACAATAGGTTAAGACCTCTGAGTTACCGTGGAGCCGATGTTTTCATTTTGGCATTCTCTCTCATTAGTAAAGCCAGCTATGAGAATGTTTCCAAGAAG TGGATTCCTGAGTTGAAGCACTATGCTCCTGGTGTCCCAATAGTTCTTGTTGGAACAAAGCTTG ATCTTCGGGATGATAAGCAATTCTTCATAGACCATCCCGGTGCTGTGCCAATTACTACTGCTCAG GGCGAGGAGCTAAGGAAAACTATTGGTGCACCTGCTTACATTGAATGTAGTTCAAAAACACAACAG AATGTGAAAGCAGTCTTTGATGCTGCCATTAAGGTCGTCCTCCAGCCGCCTAAGACGAAGAAAAAGAAGGGGAAATCTCAAAAATCCTGCTCGATATTGTGA